A window of Ipomoea triloba cultivar NCNSP0323 chromosome 2, ASM357664v1 contains these coding sequences:
- the LOC116009980 gene encoding uncharacterized protein LOC116009980 isoform X1, whose amino-acid sequence MGLHLKLCSDSSLRTANPKRRRREFSLFPCKKPRKDILSTASLQIKPFGLPLISKTTGSSCDCMLLEPYKLYTIGRSNQYCDFLFCEPRVSKVHCQFFFDLLNKKIYLSDGVFLSFGANCSSRVRASLNGVFVNGIRIGKGEVVEICAGDEVSLVCGKGDGCATGIQIGFSVTKVMYAAEIADRHVINCNGSGVYSDYALVRSKNGGVTAKANILLNMSREILSCNDPIKCIRKCVILDHDVGATHKVTKVASLVLQENVEVPAMGDGALRKDVSPCEGPEAGQILACEYCQQTAQTSERNTKFECCNIDQEIREQMDNTGVDLENGIVANDKHGALSLECMEKEAVPQVAGVGQEREGVHFVPPPGKMFYLNKLHCINQSSSENVVSLPELLHPVKSIVRLFVATFSSDILWFLSYCEIPPYLPITIACHSAERCWSSSPDKRTSMPYPEFPNLIVVYPPFPEVIAFGKDRRKSGIGCHHPKLFLVQREDSIRVVITSANLVPGQWHGVTNTVWWQDFPRLSSPDCLSFFTQLPEGGVDQDSRSDFSTQLVGFIASLLADVPSQAYWILELAKYDFKGAVAYLVTSIPGVYSHRSPLFSEPRYFLAGGQPMPLSHHVKSLGSVEASVAGLSYIFRTSADSNGARLKKLATFLRKCKENMYGMTEVVLRRDSKIPADANAVSILVPNPEEVFMGDCVQLGFLPKDVAKWVAPLSDVGLFAFSAYIYPEEVLGAALEGSNNKVKLLLRVFQGPSFSSISNITSTEHISATCSLVRALQRRFGLWRLHEVLGQYKWPEQTENDFVFGSSSIGSINAQFLAAFSAAAGKRSLRCSESEESDPDWGGWSASQEIRNPAIRVIFPTAERVKSSKSGILSSRRILCFSEKTWQRLKSVGILHDAVPYPSYREGIPMHVKVARRRFQSKADAPSFGWVYCGSHNFSAAAWGRPISGPLDRKANNNMRSNSVLGSRLHICNYEIGIVFIVPPTDTGDYANSETKLLDDIALPFLVPAPKYKPTDWPATPRAMKEALAELSEREKHILESAAISGEWMEEEIPDENDEALEDTAYVAAEKEDEKAYAYRLWCQVDSLQCR is encoded by the exons ATGGGATTACACTTGAAATTATGTTCAGATTCTTCTCTTAGAACGGCGAATCCGAAACGCCGCCGGCGAGAATTTTCTCTATTTCCGTGCAAAAAACCCAGGAAAGATATTCTCAGTACAGCTTCTTTGCAGATAAAACCGTTTGGTCTCCCTTTAATATCGAAAACTACCGGTAGTTCATGTGACTGTATGCTTCTCGAGCCCTATAAGCTCTACACTATTGGACGCAGTAATCAGTACTGTGACTTTTTGTTCTGTGAGCCTCGTGTTAGCAAAGTTCACTGCCaatttttctttgatttgttGAACAAGAAGATTTATTTGTCGGATGgagtgtttttgagctttggtgCAAACTGTAGTTCTAGGGTTAGGGCATCATTGAATGGAGTGTTTGTTAATGGGATTAGGATTGGAAAGGGAGAAGTTGTTGAAATTTGTGCAGGCGATGAGGTTTCGCTTGTTTGTGGGAAAGGAGATGGTTGTGCTACAGGGATTCAGATAGGATTTAGTGTGACAAAAGTAATGTATGCTGCGGAGATTGCTGACAGGCATGTTATTAATTGTAATGGAAGTGGTGTATACTCTGATTATGCTCTAGTTAGGTCTAAAAATGGTGGAGTTACTGCAAAAGCAAATATCTTGTTGAATATGTCTAGGGAAATATTGTCTTGTAATGACCCTATAAAATGTATTAGAAAATGTGTTATCCTTGATCATGACGTGGGGGCTACTCATAAAGTTACAAAAGTTGCATCTCTGGTTTTGCAAGAAAATGTTGAAGTTCCTGCAATGGGTGATGGAGCTCTGAGAAAAGATGTCTCACCTTGTGAGGGTCCAGAAGCTGGCCAGATTTTGGCATGTGAATATTGTCAACAAACAGCTCAAACTTCTGAGAGAAATACCAAGTTTGAGTGCTGCAACATTGATCAAGAAATAAGAGAACAAATGGATAATACTGGGGTTGATCTTGAGAATGGCATTGTTGCTAATGATAAACATGGTGCTCTCTCTTTGGAGTGCATGGAGAAGGAGGCTGTTCCTCAGGTTGCTGGTGTTGGGCAAGAAAGGGAAGGGGTTCATTTTGTTCCACCTCCAGGAAAGATGTTCTATTTGAATAAGCTTCACTGTATCAACCAAAGTTCATCAGAAAATGTTGTTTCATTGCCAGAGCTTCTGCATCCTGTTAAAAGCATTGTTAGGCTGTTTGTTGCAACATTCTCAAGTGATATTCTTTG GTTTCTTTCATATTGTGAAATTCCACCCTATCTTCCCATCACTATTGCTTGCCACAGTGCTGAAAGGTGTTGGAGCTCAAGCCCTGATAAAAGGACCTCAATGCCTTACCCAGAATTTCCAAATTTGATAGTTGT GTACCCTCCATTTCCTGAGGTTATAGCTTTTGGGAAAGACCGGAGGAAATCAGGTATTGGTTGTCATCATCCGAAGTTGTTTCTTGTGCAAAGAGAAGACAGCATTCGAGTTGTGATCACTTCAGCAAATTTGGTACCAGGACAG TGGCATGGGGTGACCAATACAGTTTGGTGGCAGGATTTTCCACGCTTAAGTAGTCCAGACTGTTTATCATTTTTCACCCAATTGCCTGAAGGAGGAGTTGATCAAGATTCAAGATCTGATTTCTCCACTCAGCTGGTTGGATTTATAGCATCTCTGCTAGCTGATGTACCAAGTCAGGCATACTGGATCCTTGAGTTAGCAAAGTATGACTTTAAGGGGGCTGTGGCATACCTGGTTACTTCCATACCTGGAGTTTACTCACATAGGAGTCCTTTATTTTCTGAACCGAGATATTTCTTAGCT GGTGGTCAGCCCATGCCATTGTCTCATCATGTAAAGTCGCTTGGTTCTGTTGAAGCATCTGTGGCTGGTCTAAGCTATATTTTCCGTACTTCGGCTGATTCAAATGGGGCAAGACTGAAGAAACTTGCTACCTTCCTTAGGAAGTGCAAAGAAAATATGTATGGGATGACAGAGGTTGTTCTAAGAAGGGATTCAAAGATACCAGCTGATGCAAATGCTGTTAGCATTCTTGTTCCAAACCCAGAAGAAGTTTTCATGGGAG ATTGTGTTCAACTTGGGTTTCTTCCAAAAGATGTTGCAAAGTGGGTTGCTCCACTTTCAGATGTTGGCCTATTTGCATTTTCAGCATATATCTATCCAGAGGAGGTTCTTGGTGCAGCTTTAGAAGGAAGCAACAACAAAGTAAAACTGCTGCTCCGTGTCTTTCAG GGTCCATCTTTTTCGTCTATCTCAAATATAACAAGCACTGAACATATTTCTGCAACATGTTCACTAGTTAGAGCTCTTCAGAGGCGTTTTGGTCTGTGGCGGCTCCATGAG GTCTTAGGTCAGTATAAATGGCCTGAACAgacggaaaatgattttgtaTTTG GTTCATCATCCATTGGATCTATCAATGCACAATTTCTAGCTGCTTTTTCAGCAGCAGCTGGAAAACGATCATTACGGTGTTCTGAATCTGAGGAGTCTGATCCAGAT TGGGGTGGCTGGAGTGCAAGCCAAGAAATAAGAAACCCAGCTATTAGAGTTATTTTCCCTACTGCTGAAAGAGTGAAAAGTTCCAAAAGTGGAATCTTATCATCAAGACGTATCTTATGCTTCTCAGAG AAAACTTGGCAAAGGTTGAAAAGTGTGGGTATACTACATGATGCTGTTCCTTATCCCAGTTACAGAGAAGGGATCCCTATGCACGTAAAG GTAGCCAGAAGAAGGTTTCAGTCTAAGGCTGATGCTCCTTCCTTTGGATGGGTTTACTGCGGATCACACAACTTCAGTGCAGCTGCATGGGGGCGTCCAATTTCTGGTCCACTAGACAGGAAAGCCAACAACAATATGAGAAGTAATTCTGTTTTGGGTTCACGACTTCACATTTGTAACTATGAAATAGGTATTGTTTTCATTGTTCCCCCAACAGATACCGGGGATTATGCTAATAGCGAGACCAAACTCTTGGATGATATTGCCTTGCCCTTTCTTGTACCTGCTCCGAAGTATAAACCCACTGATTGGCCAGCTACACCACGAGCTATGAAGGAGGCACTGGCTGAACTTAGTGAGCGAGAGAAACATATTCTCGAGTCGGCAGCAATTTCTGGAGAGTGGATGGAAGAAGAGATTCCAGATGAAAACGACGAAGCTTTGGAGGATACTGCGTATGTTGCAGCAGAAAAGGAAGATGAGAAGGCTTATGCATATAGACTCTGGTGCCAAGTTGATTCTCTGCAGTGTCGTTAA
- the LOC116009980 gene encoding uncharacterized protein LOC116009980 isoform X3 translates to MGLHLKLCSDSSLRTANPKRRRREFSLFPCKKPRKDILSTASLQIKPFGLPLISKTTGSSCDCMLLEPYKLYTIGRSNQYCDFLFCEPRVSKVHCQFFFDLLNKKIYLSDGVFLSFGANCSSRVRASLNGVFVNGIRIGKGEVVEICAGDEVSLVCGKGDGCATGIQIGFSVTKVMYAAEIADRHVINCNGSGVYSDYALVRSKNGGVTAKANILLNMSREILSCNDPIKCIRKCVILDHDVGATHKVTKVASLVLQENVEVPAMGDGALRKDVSPCEGPEAGQILACEYCQQTAQTSERNTKFECCNIDQEIREQMDNTGVDLENGIVANDKHGALSLECMEKEAVPQVAGVGQEREGVHFVPPPGKMFYLNKLHCINQSSSENVVSLPELLHPVKSIVRLFVATFSSDILWFLSYCEIPPYLPITIACHSAERCWSSSPDKRTSMPYPEFPNLIVVYPPFPEVIAFGKDRRKSGIGCHHPKLFLVQREDSIRVVITSANLVPGQWHGVTNTVWWQDFPRLSSPDCLSFFTQLPEGGVDQDSRSDFSTQLVGFIASLLADVPSQAYWILELAKYDFKGAVAYLVTSIPGVYSHRSPLFSEPRYFLAGGQPMPLSHHVKSLGSVEASVAGLSYIFRTSADSNGARLKKLATFLRKCKENMYGMTEVVLRRDSKIPADANAVSILVPNPEEVFMGDCVQLGFLPKDVAKWVAPLSDVGLFAFSAYIYPEEVLGAALEGSNNKVKLLLRVFQGPSFSSISNITSTEHISATCSLVRALQRRFGLWRLHEVLGQYKWPEQTENDFVFGSSSIGSINAQFLAAFSAAAGKRSLRCSESEESDPDWGGWSASQEIRNPAIRVIFPTAERVKSSKSGILSSRRILCFSECLDN, encoded by the exons ATGGGATTACACTTGAAATTATGTTCAGATTCTTCTCTTAGAACGGCGAATCCGAAACGCCGCCGGCGAGAATTTTCTCTATTTCCGTGCAAAAAACCCAGGAAAGATATTCTCAGTACAGCTTCTTTGCAGATAAAACCGTTTGGTCTCCCTTTAATATCGAAAACTACCGGTAGTTCATGTGACTGTATGCTTCTCGAGCCCTATAAGCTCTACACTATTGGACGCAGTAATCAGTACTGTGACTTTTTGTTCTGTGAGCCTCGTGTTAGCAAAGTTCACTGCCaatttttctttgatttgttGAACAAGAAGATTTATTTGTCGGATGgagtgtttttgagctttggtgCAAACTGTAGTTCTAGGGTTAGGGCATCATTGAATGGAGTGTTTGTTAATGGGATTAGGATTGGAAAGGGAGAAGTTGTTGAAATTTGTGCAGGCGATGAGGTTTCGCTTGTTTGTGGGAAAGGAGATGGTTGTGCTACAGGGATTCAGATAGGATTTAGTGTGACAAAAGTAATGTATGCTGCGGAGATTGCTGACAGGCATGTTATTAATTGTAATGGAAGTGGTGTATACTCTGATTATGCTCTAGTTAGGTCTAAAAATGGTGGAGTTACTGCAAAAGCAAATATCTTGTTGAATATGTCTAGGGAAATATTGTCTTGTAATGACCCTATAAAATGTATTAGAAAATGTGTTATCCTTGATCATGACGTGGGGGCTACTCATAAAGTTACAAAAGTTGCATCTCTGGTTTTGCAAGAAAATGTTGAAGTTCCTGCAATGGGTGATGGAGCTCTGAGAAAAGATGTCTCACCTTGTGAGGGTCCAGAAGCTGGCCAGATTTTGGCATGTGAATATTGTCAACAAACAGCTCAAACTTCTGAGAGAAATACCAAGTTTGAGTGCTGCAACATTGATCAAGAAATAAGAGAACAAATGGATAATACTGGGGTTGATCTTGAGAATGGCATTGTTGCTAATGATAAACATGGTGCTCTCTCTTTGGAGTGCATGGAGAAGGAGGCTGTTCCTCAGGTTGCTGGTGTTGGGCAAGAAAGGGAAGGGGTTCATTTTGTTCCACCTCCAGGAAAGATGTTCTATTTGAATAAGCTTCACTGTATCAACCAAAGTTCATCAGAAAATGTTGTTTCATTGCCAGAGCTTCTGCATCCTGTTAAAAGCATTGTTAGGCTGTTTGTTGCAACATTCTCAAGTGATATTCTTTG GTTTCTTTCATATTGTGAAATTCCACCCTATCTTCCCATCACTATTGCTTGCCACAGTGCTGAAAGGTGTTGGAGCTCAAGCCCTGATAAAAGGACCTCAATGCCTTACCCAGAATTTCCAAATTTGATAGTTGT GTACCCTCCATTTCCTGAGGTTATAGCTTTTGGGAAAGACCGGAGGAAATCAGGTATTGGTTGTCATCATCCGAAGTTGTTTCTTGTGCAAAGAGAAGACAGCATTCGAGTTGTGATCACTTCAGCAAATTTGGTACCAGGACAG TGGCATGGGGTGACCAATACAGTTTGGTGGCAGGATTTTCCACGCTTAAGTAGTCCAGACTGTTTATCATTTTTCACCCAATTGCCTGAAGGAGGAGTTGATCAAGATTCAAGATCTGATTTCTCCACTCAGCTGGTTGGATTTATAGCATCTCTGCTAGCTGATGTACCAAGTCAGGCATACTGGATCCTTGAGTTAGCAAAGTATGACTTTAAGGGGGCTGTGGCATACCTGGTTACTTCCATACCTGGAGTTTACTCACATAGGAGTCCTTTATTTTCTGAACCGAGATATTTCTTAGCT GGTGGTCAGCCCATGCCATTGTCTCATCATGTAAAGTCGCTTGGTTCTGTTGAAGCATCTGTGGCTGGTCTAAGCTATATTTTCCGTACTTCGGCTGATTCAAATGGGGCAAGACTGAAGAAACTTGCTACCTTCCTTAGGAAGTGCAAAGAAAATATGTATGGGATGACAGAGGTTGTTCTAAGAAGGGATTCAAAGATACCAGCTGATGCAAATGCTGTTAGCATTCTTGTTCCAAACCCAGAAGAAGTTTTCATGGGAG ATTGTGTTCAACTTGGGTTTCTTCCAAAAGATGTTGCAAAGTGGGTTGCTCCACTTTCAGATGTTGGCCTATTTGCATTTTCAGCATATATCTATCCAGAGGAGGTTCTTGGTGCAGCTTTAGAAGGAAGCAACAACAAAGTAAAACTGCTGCTCCGTGTCTTTCAG GGTCCATCTTTTTCGTCTATCTCAAATATAACAAGCACTGAACATATTTCTGCAACATGTTCACTAGTTAGAGCTCTTCAGAGGCGTTTTGGTCTGTGGCGGCTCCATGAG GTCTTAGGTCAGTATAAATGGCCTGAACAgacggaaaatgattttgtaTTTG GTTCATCATCCATTGGATCTATCAATGCACAATTTCTAGCTGCTTTTTCAGCAGCAGCTGGAAAACGATCATTACGGTGTTCTGAATCTGAGGAGTCTGATCCAGAT TGGGGTGGCTGGAGTGCAAGCCAAGAAATAAGAAACCCAGCTATTAGAGTTATTTTCCCTACTGCTGAAAGAGTGAAAAGTTCCAAAAGTGGAATCTTATCATCAAGACGTATCTTATGCTTCTCAGAG TGCCTTGATAATTGA
- the LOC116009980 gene encoding uncharacterized protein LOC116009980 isoform X2, translating to MLLEPYKLYTIGRSNQYCDFLFCEPRVSKVHCQFFFDLLNKKIYLSDGVFLSFGANCSSRVRASLNGVFVNGIRIGKGEVVEICAGDEVSLVCGKGDGCATGIQIGFSVTKVMYAAEIADRHVINCNGSGVYSDYALVRSKNGGVTAKANILLNMSREILSCNDPIKCIRKCVILDHDVGATHKVTKVASLVLQENVEVPAMGDGALRKDVSPCEGPEAGQILACEYCQQTAQTSERNTKFECCNIDQEIREQMDNTGVDLENGIVANDKHGALSLECMEKEAVPQVAGVGQEREGVHFVPPPGKMFYLNKLHCINQSSSENVVSLPELLHPVKSIVRLFVATFSSDILWFLSYCEIPPYLPITIACHSAERCWSSSPDKRTSMPYPEFPNLIVVYPPFPEVIAFGKDRRKSGIGCHHPKLFLVQREDSIRVVITSANLVPGQWHGVTNTVWWQDFPRLSSPDCLSFFTQLPEGGVDQDSRSDFSTQLVGFIASLLADVPSQAYWILELAKYDFKGAVAYLVTSIPGVYSHRSPLFSEPRYFLAGGQPMPLSHHVKSLGSVEASVAGLSYIFRTSADSNGARLKKLATFLRKCKENMYGMTEVVLRRDSKIPADANAVSILVPNPEEVFMGDCVQLGFLPKDVAKWVAPLSDVGLFAFSAYIYPEEVLGAALEGSNNKVKLLLRVFQGPSFSSISNITSTEHISATCSLVRALQRRFGLWRLHEVLGQYKWPEQTENDFVFGSSSIGSINAQFLAAFSAAAGKRSLRCSESEESDPDWGGWSASQEIRNPAIRVIFPTAERVKSSKSGILSSRRILCFSEKTWQRLKSVGILHDAVPYPSYREGIPMHVKVARRRFQSKADAPSFGWVYCGSHNFSAAAWGRPISGPLDRKANNNMRSNSVLGSRLHICNYEIGIVFIVPPTDTGDYANSETKLLDDIALPFLVPAPKYKPTDWPATPRAMKEALAELSEREKHILESAAISGEWMEEEIPDENDEALEDTAYVAAEKEDEKAYAYRLWCQVDSLQCR from the exons ATGCTTCTCGAGCCCTATAAGCTCTACACTATTGGACGCAGTAATCAGTACTGTGACTTTTTGTTCTGTGAGCCTCGTGTTAGCAAAGTTCACTGCCaatttttctttgatttgttGAACAAGAAGATTTATTTGTCGGATGgagtgtttttgagctttggtgCAAACTGTAGTTCTAGGGTTAGGGCATCATTGAATGGAGTGTTTGTTAATGGGATTAGGATTGGAAAGGGAGAAGTTGTTGAAATTTGTGCAGGCGATGAGGTTTCGCTTGTTTGTGGGAAAGGAGATGGTTGTGCTACAGGGATTCAGATAGGATTTAGTGTGACAAAAGTAATGTATGCTGCGGAGATTGCTGACAGGCATGTTATTAATTGTAATGGAAGTGGTGTATACTCTGATTATGCTCTAGTTAGGTCTAAAAATGGTGGAGTTACTGCAAAAGCAAATATCTTGTTGAATATGTCTAGGGAAATATTGTCTTGTAATGACCCTATAAAATGTATTAGAAAATGTGTTATCCTTGATCATGACGTGGGGGCTACTCATAAAGTTACAAAAGTTGCATCTCTGGTTTTGCAAGAAAATGTTGAAGTTCCTGCAATGGGTGATGGAGCTCTGAGAAAAGATGTCTCACCTTGTGAGGGTCCAGAAGCTGGCCAGATTTTGGCATGTGAATATTGTCAACAAACAGCTCAAACTTCTGAGAGAAATACCAAGTTTGAGTGCTGCAACATTGATCAAGAAATAAGAGAACAAATGGATAATACTGGGGTTGATCTTGAGAATGGCATTGTTGCTAATGATAAACATGGTGCTCTCTCTTTGGAGTGCATGGAGAAGGAGGCTGTTCCTCAGGTTGCTGGTGTTGGGCAAGAAAGGGAAGGGGTTCATTTTGTTCCACCTCCAGGAAAGATGTTCTATTTGAATAAGCTTCACTGTATCAACCAAAGTTCATCAGAAAATGTTGTTTCATTGCCAGAGCTTCTGCATCCTGTTAAAAGCATTGTTAGGCTGTTTGTTGCAACATTCTCAAGTGATATTCTTTG GTTTCTTTCATATTGTGAAATTCCACCCTATCTTCCCATCACTATTGCTTGCCACAGTGCTGAAAGGTGTTGGAGCTCAAGCCCTGATAAAAGGACCTCAATGCCTTACCCAGAATTTCCAAATTTGATAGTTGT GTACCCTCCATTTCCTGAGGTTATAGCTTTTGGGAAAGACCGGAGGAAATCAGGTATTGGTTGTCATCATCCGAAGTTGTTTCTTGTGCAAAGAGAAGACAGCATTCGAGTTGTGATCACTTCAGCAAATTTGGTACCAGGACAG TGGCATGGGGTGACCAATACAGTTTGGTGGCAGGATTTTCCACGCTTAAGTAGTCCAGACTGTTTATCATTTTTCACCCAATTGCCTGAAGGAGGAGTTGATCAAGATTCAAGATCTGATTTCTCCACTCAGCTGGTTGGATTTATAGCATCTCTGCTAGCTGATGTACCAAGTCAGGCATACTGGATCCTTGAGTTAGCAAAGTATGACTTTAAGGGGGCTGTGGCATACCTGGTTACTTCCATACCTGGAGTTTACTCACATAGGAGTCCTTTATTTTCTGAACCGAGATATTTCTTAGCT GGTGGTCAGCCCATGCCATTGTCTCATCATGTAAAGTCGCTTGGTTCTGTTGAAGCATCTGTGGCTGGTCTAAGCTATATTTTCCGTACTTCGGCTGATTCAAATGGGGCAAGACTGAAGAAACTTGCTACCTTCCTTAGGAAGTGCAAAGAAAATATGTATGGGATGACAGAGGTTGTTCTAAGAAGGGATTCAAAGATACCAGCTGATGCAAATGCTGTTAGCATTCTTGTTCCAAACCCAGAAGAAGTTTTCATGGGAG ATTGTGTTCAACTTGGGTTTCTTCCAAAAGATGTTGCAAAGTGGGTTGCTCCACTTTCAGATGTTGGCCTATTTGCATTTTCAGCATATATCTATCCAGAGGAGGTTCTTGGTGCAGCTTTAGAAGGAAGCAACAACAAAGTAAAACTGCTGCTCCGTGTCTTTCAG GGTCCATCTTTTTCGTCTATCTCAAATATAACAAGCACTGAACATATTTCTGCAACATGTTCACTAGTTAGAGCTCTTCAGAGGCGTTTTGGTCTGTGGCGGCTCCATGAG GTCTTAGGTCAGTATAAATGGCCTGAACAgacggaaaatgattttgtaTTTG GTTCATCATCCATTGGATCTATCAATGCACAATTTCTAGCTGCTTTTTCAGCAGCAGCTGGAAAACGATCATTACGGTGTTCTGAATCTGAGGAGTCTGATCCAGAT TGGGGTGGCTGGAGTGCAAGCCAAGAAATAAGAAACCCAGCTATTAGAGTTATTTTCCCTACTGCTGAAAGAGTGAAAAGTTCCAAAAGTGGAATCTTATCATCAAGACGTATCTTATGCTTCTCAGAG AAAACTTGGCAAAGGTTGAAAAGTGTGGGTATACTACATGATGCTGTTCCTTATCCCAGTTACAGAGAAGGGATCCCTATGCACGTAAAG GTAGCCAGAAGAAGGTTTCAGTCTAAGGCTGATGCTCCTTCCTTTGGATGGGTTTACTGCGGATCACACAACTTCAGTGCAGCTGCATGGGGGCGTCCAATTTCTGGTCCACTAGACAGGAAAGCCAACAACAATATGAGAAGTAATTCTGTTTTGGGTTCACGACTTCACATTTGTAACTATGAAATAGGTATTGTTTTCATTGTTCCCCCAACAGATACCGGGGATTATGCTAATAGCGAGACCAAACTCTTGGATGATATTGCCTTGCCCTTTCTTGTACCTGCTCCGAAGTATAAACCCACTGATTGGCCAGCTACACCACGAGCTATGAAGGAGGCACTGGCTGAACTTAGTGAGCGAGAGAAACATATTCTCGAGTCGGCAGCAATTTCTGGAGAGTGGATGGAAGAAGAGATTCCAGATGAAAACGACGAAGCTTTGGAGGATACTGCGTATGTTGCAGCAGAAAAGGAAGATGAGAAGGCTTATGCATATAGACTCTGGTGCCAAGTTGATTCTCTGCAGTGTCGTTAA